In a single window of the Salvelinus namaycush isolate Seneca chromosome 18, SaNama_1.0, whole genome shotgun sequence genome:
- the LOC120062881 gene encoding potassium voltage-gated channel subfamily V member 2-like yields the protein MGSTGRMLNLWNRRQSLFPNYKVTGPNAELRRPSEDSTLPFTKDSCIKEWNSMQELSKDIYDIYSEYEDEEDEKPLALLSRLASPTKNYNLNINVGGKSYQIAYRLAARYPKTRIGRLATYTDHNKKLDLCDDYQVKKNEYFFDRDPEIFNNIFTFYRTGVLWIKDELCPRNFLEEINYWGVRIKNTHRCCRISFEERQDEINEQLNIQRELEAEVEIEENEELFQDMFMGHNRRVIWNLMEKPFSSVPAKLMALVSSLFVLVSLVAMTLNTVEDMQYKTPSGQLSGKTYCEFVESLCIAFFTMEYLLRLVSTPDLQTFARSMLNTVDLIAILPQYLQLALECFENNDYVKHEHDMRTVGQVGKLGQVLRIMRLMRIFRILKLARHSTGLRAFGFTLRQCYQQVGCLFLFIAMGIFAFSAMVYTVEHDVPQTNFTSIPHAWWWAAVSISTVGYGDMYPETILGRLFAFFCISFGIILNGLPISILFNKFSDYYAKLKSHEYTANMKNRGKIRFAKRTAMKISLCCGVGHTT from the exons ATGGGAAGCACCGGGAGGATGCTCAACCTTTGGAACAGGAGGCAGAGCCTCTTCCCTAACTACAAAGTCACTGGGCCTAATGCTGAACTTAGAAGACCCTCAGAAGACAGCACCCTTCCATTCACCAAGGACAGCTGTATAAAAGAGTGGAATTCCATGCAGGAACTGAGCAAGGACATTTATGACATCTACTCTGAGTATGAGGATGAGGAAGATGAGAAGCCTTTGGCTCTTCTTTCAAGGCTGGCTTCACCCACCAAGAATTACAATCTCAACATCAATGTTGGGGGGAAGTCCTATCAGATAGCTTACCGGTTGGCGGCCAGGTACCCCAAAACTAGGATAGGACGGCTTGCCACCTATACAGACCACAACAAGAAACTGGACCTGTGTGACGATTACCAAGTCAAGAAAAATGAGTACTTCTTTGACAGGGACCCAGAGATTTTCAACAACATCTTCACCTTCTACAGAACTGGGGTGCTGTGGATAAAAGACGAGCTGTGTCCCAGAAACTTTCTGGAGGAGATCAACTACTGGGGCGTGAGGATCAAGAACACCCACCGCTGCTGCCGGATTTCCTTTGAGGAGCGACAGGACGAAATAAACGAGCAGCTGAACATCCAGAGAGAGCTGGAGGCTGAGGTGGAGATCGAGGAGAATGAGGAGCTGTTTCAGGACATGTTCATGGGCCATAACCGCAGAGTGATCTGGAACCTAATGGAAAAACCTTTCTCCTCTGTCCCTGCCAAGCTCATGGCCTTGGTCTCCAGCCTGTTTGTCCTGGTATCCCTGGTGGCCATGACACTCAACACAGTAGAGGATATGCAGTACAAGACTCCCTCTGGCCAATTGAGCGGGAAGACCTACTGTGAATTTGTGGAGTCTCTGTGCATTGCTTTTTTCACCATGGAGTATCTGCTCAGGCTGGTGTCCACACCTGACCTCCAGACTTTCGCCAGGAGCATGCTCAACACGGTGGACCTGATCGCTATTCTACCTCAGTACTTGCAGCTGGCTTTGGAGTGCTTTGAAAACAATGACTACGTGAAGCACGAACATGACATGAGGACAGTTGGGCAGGTGGGGAAGCTGGGCCAGGTGTTGCGGATCATGCGGCTGATGCGTATATTTCGTATCTTGAAGCTGGCGCGCCACTCCACCGGACTGAGGGCGTTTGGCTTCACACTCCGCCAGTGCTACCAGCAGGTGGGctgcctcttcctcttcatcgCCATGGGAATCTTCGCCTTCTCTGCCATGGTCTACACTGTGGAGCATGACGTGCCCCAAACCAACTTCACAAGCATCCCCCATGCATGGTGGTGGGCTGCT GTGAGCATCTCTACCGTGGGCTATGGAGACATGTATCCAGAGACCATCCTGGGGCGTCTCTTTGCTTTCTTCTGTATTTCCTTTGGAATCATACTGAACGGACTGCCCATCTCCATCCTCTTCAACAAGTTCTCAGACTACTACGCCAAACTGAAATCCCACGAGTACACCGCAAACATGAAGAACCGGGGCAAAATTAGGTTTGCCAAAAGGACAGCAATGAAGATCTCACTTTGTTGTGGAGTTGGACACACTACATGA
- the LOC120063251 gene encoding purpurin-like, translated as MDFHMLALVVVLLAGLEQSWAASCVVDSFNVKEDFDPKRYAGKWYALQKKDPEGLFLQDNISAEYTIGDDGSMVAASKGRVTLFGFWVVCADMAAQYTVPDSANPGKMFMNYQGLASYLSSGGDNYWVIDTDYDNYAITYACRTLKDDGSCEDGYSLIFSRNPRGLPPAIQRSIRAKQEEICMAGQFEPVLQSGAC; from the exons ATGGACTTCCATATGCTGGCCCTTGTGGTGGTGCTCCTGGCGGGTCTGGAGCAGAGTTGGGCTGCCTCCTGTGTGGTGGACAGCTTCAATGTCAAGGAGGACTTTGACCCCAAGaga TACGCAGGGAAGTGGTACGCTCTGCAGAAGAAGGACCCTGAGGGACTGTTCCTCCAGGACAACATCTCAGCTGAGTACACCATCGGTGACGACGGCTCCATGGTCGCCGCCTCCAAGGGACGTGTCACACTTTTCGG ATTCTGGGTTGTGTGCGCTGACATGGCTGCCCAGTACACCGTGCCGGACTCTGCCAACCCTGGAAAGATGTTCATGAACTACCAGGGCCTGGCAAGCTATCTGTCCAGCGGAG gtGACAACTACTGGGTGATTGACACCGACTATGACAACTATGCCATCACATATGCCTGCCGTACCCTGAAGGACGATGGAAGCTGTGAGGATGGCTACTCCCTGATATTCTCCCGTAACCCCCGTGGCCTGCCACCAGCCATCCAGAGGAGCATTCGCGCCAAGCAGGAAGAGATCTGCATGGCCGGACAATTTGAGCCCGTGCTGCAGTCTG GAGCTTGCTGA